In Electrophorus electricus isolate fEleEle1 chromosome 18, fEleEle1.pri, whole genome shotgun sequence, one genomic interval encodes:
- the fzd10 gene encoding frizzled-10, with protein sequence MTPFASPWSILSLLLLLCVSGPCFAIGSMDGERSGDGRCQEIAIPLCKDIGYNLTVMPNLMGHEDQGEAAIKLHEFAPLIEFGCHSHLRFFLCSLYAPMCTEQVSTPIPACRVMCEQARQRCSPIMEQFNFYWPDSLDCSRLPNKNDPNFLCMEAPSNGSDDPAKGTHTQPPDSRPARSGNSRELPVKEKVGKDTCGNTGKFHYVQKSESCAPKCSPKVDVYWSQADKRFSLVWMTVWSILCFVSSAFTVLTFLIDPQRFRYPERPIIFLSMSYCVYSVGYLIRLFVGAENVACDRDGGVQYIIQEGLESTGCTIVFLILYYFGMASSLWWVILTLTWFLAAGKKWGHEAIEANSSYFHLAAWAIPAIKTILILVMRKVAGDELTGVCYVGSMDVKALTGFVLIPLSCYLVVGTSFLLSGFVALFHIRQVMKTEGENTDKLEKLMVRIGVFSVLYTVPATCVIACYFYERLNMDYWEVLAGEQRCAEAVGGGGGGSEECTMKSSIPAVEIFMVKNFMLLVVGITGGMWIWTSKTLQSWQNVFSRKLRKRTRRKAACVFTGAGPYLKPHPALKGHKTKYEPAGPLATCV encoded by the coding sequence ATGACTCCCTTCGCTTCTCCGTGGAGTATTCTCAGCCTTCTGCTCCTGCTGTGCGTGTCTGGGCCGTGCTTCGCCATCGGCTCCATGGACGGCGAGCGGTCGGGCGATGGCAGGTGCCAGGAGATCGCCATCCCCCTCTGCAAGGACATCGGCTACAACCTGACTGTCATGCCCAACTTAATGGGCCACGAGGACCAGGGTGAGGCAGCCATCAAGCTGCACGAATTCGCTCCGCTGATCGAGTTCGGTTGCCATAGCCACCTACGCTTTTTCCTGTGCTCCCTCTATGCACCCATGTGCACGGAACAGGTGTCCACGCCCATCCCCGCATGCCGTGTGATGTGCGAGCAGGCCCGACAGAGGTGCTCGCCCATCATGGAGCAGTTCAACTTCTACTGGCCAGACTCGCTGGACTGCTCCAGGCTGCCCAACAAGAACGACCCTAACTTCCTGTGCATGGAAGCTCCTAGCAATGGGAGCGACGACCCCGCTAAGGGCACCCACACCCAGCCGCCGGACTCGCGGCCAGCTCGCTCCGGGAACAGCCGGGAGCTTCCCGTTAAGGAGAAGGTGGGCAAGGATACCTGCGGCAACACCGGGAAGTTCCACTATGTGCAGAAGAGCGAGTCGTGCGCTCCCAAGTGCTCCCCCAAAGTGGACGTGTACTGGAGCCAGGCGGACAAGCGCTTCTCGCTGGTCTGGATGACCGTGTGGTCCATCCTGTGCTTCGTCTCCAGCGCCTTCACCGTGCTCACCTTCCTCATTGACCCGCAGCGCTTCAGGTACCCCGAGCGGcccatcatcttcctctccatGTCCTACTGTGTCTACTCCGTGGGCTACCTCATCCGGCTCTTCGTCGGGGCAGAGAACGTGGCGTGCGACCGCGACGGCGGCGTCCAGTACATCATCCAGGAGGGGCTGGAGAGCACGGGCTGCACCAtcgtcttcctcatcctctacTACTTCGGCATGGCCAGCTCACTGTGGTGGGTCATCCTCACGCTCACCTGGTTCCTGGCCGCCGGTAAGAAGTGGGGTCACGAGGCCATCGAGGCCAACAGCAGCTACTTCCATCTAGCCGCCTGGGCCATCCCAGCCATTAAGACCATCCTCATCCTCGTCATGAGGAAGGTGGCAGGCGACGAGCTGACGGGCGTGTGCTACGTGGGTAGCATGGATGTGAAGGCCCTGACGGGCTTCGTCCTGATCCCGCTGTCCTGCTACCTGGTGGTGGGCACGTCCTTCCTGCTCTCAGGGTTCGTGGCGCTCTTCCACATCCGCCAGGTGATGAAGACCGAGGGCGAGAACACAGACAAGCTGGAGAAGCTGATGGTGCGAATCGGCGTCTTCTCTGTGCTCTACACTGTCCCTGCCACCTGTGTCATAGCGTGCTACTTCTACGAGCGCCTCAACATGGACTACTGGGAAGTTCTGGCAGGAGAGCAGCGCTGCGCAGAGGCAGTAGGGGGCGGCGGTGGCGGCAGTGAGGAGTGCACTATGAAGAGCTCCATCCCAGCTGTGGAGATCTTCATGGTGAAGAACTTCATGCTGCTGGTGGTGGGCATCACCGGTGGCATGTGGATCTGGACCTCCAAGACCCTGCAGTCCTGGCAGAACGTCTTCAGCCGGAagctgaggaagaggacgaggaggaAGGCAGCATGCGTGTTCACGGGCGCCGGACCCTACCTGAAGCCTCACCCGGCGCTCAAGGGGCACAAGACAAAGTATGAGCCTGCAGGACCTCTggccacgtgtgtgtga